The sequence below is a genomic window from Variovorax paradoxus B4.
GCGGCTCCCGCGGCCTCGAAACCCGCGGCCAGGAAGGCGGCCGCGCCCGCCGCCGCGAAGAAGGCACCGGCCGCCGCGCGCAAGCGAACGACCGGCCGGCGCTGACGCCATACGTAACACTTTTTTGAAGAGAACGGGTTGGCACGCATCATGAAGCTGTTTCCTTCCGGCCACGCCACCCACCCGCAATGGCGCATGGCGGCGGGCCTCGTGCTGGCCCAGTTGCGCGCGCAGATGGCGCTGCCCGACTACGCGCCGTCGCCGACGCTCGGGCTGCTCTACATCACCGATCATTACGCGGCGGACGCGCAGGACATCCTCGACCACCTGAGCGCCGAACTGCCCGAGGTCACCGACTGGTCCGGCACGGTCGGCATCGGCGTCTCGGCCAACAACGCCGAATACTTCGACGAACCCGGCCTGAGCCTGATGCTCTGCGCGCTGCCGAGCGACCAGTACCGCGTGTTCTCCGGCGTGGCGCCGCTGGGCAATTCGGAAATGAGCGGCTTCGAGGCCCACACGGCGCTCGTGCACGCGGACCCCGCCACCCCCGACCTCACCGAGCTGATCGGCGAGATGGCGGGCCGCACCAACACCGGCTATCTGTTCGGCGGCCTGTCGTCGGGACGCGGCGGCGCGTTGCAGTTCGCGGTGGGCGGCAACGGCAACATCCGCGGGCATGGCGCCGCGGGCGGCGTGTTCTCGGGCGGCTTGTCGGGCGTGGTGTTCGGCGAGGGGGTGCGGCTGGTGTCGCGGGTCACCCAGGGCTGCCAGCCGCTGCGCTCGGGCGCAGGGCGCGAGCGCGAGATCACCGAAGCCGACGGCAACCTGCTGCTCAAGCTCGATGGCGAACCCGCGCTCGATGTGCTGCTGGCCGACCTGCAGGTGTCGCTCGAGCGGCCGCAGGAAGCCATCGACGCCGTGCGCGCCACCCTGGTGGGCCTTGCCGCCGCAGGCAGCGACGGCATCCGCCGCACCGGCGACCTGGGGGCCGACGTGCTGGTGCGCCACATCATCGGCCTGGACCCCACGCGCCGCGGCATCGCCATTGCCGACGTGGCGGAGGCCGGCATGCGCCTGACCTTCTGCCGCCGCAATGCGCAGGCCGCGCGCGCCGACCTGATGCGCATCTGCGCGGAAATCCGCGAAGAACTCGAGCCCGAGGAGCAGACGCTGGCCACCGCGCGCGCTGTCGCAGCGGGGGAGGCCGAGGCGGCGCCGCATCCGGCGCGCCGCATCGCGGGCGCCGTGTACGTGAGCTGCTCGGGACGCGGCGGACCGCATTTCGGCGCGCCGGGCGCCGAGCTGCAGATCGTGCGGCACGCGCTGGGCGACGTGCCGCTGGTCGGCTTCTTTGCCGCGGGCGAGATCGCCCGCCATCACCTGTACGGCTACACCGGTGTGCTGACGGTGTTCACCAGCAAGGACTGAGCCTCGCCCTGCCTGCCGGCATTCAGGCCGGCTGCAGCACGCGCGCTGCCGGCGCAGGCATGCCGGTGAACGCAAAGTCGACCTCGGGCGCGAGCCCGCTCACGATGCGCGCAATCGACTTGCCCGAGCCGCAGGCGTGCGTCCAGCCGAGCGTGCCATGGCCGGTGTTGAGGAACAGGTTCGGCAGTTTCGTCTTGCCGATGAGCGGCACGTTGCTCGGCGTCGCGGGGCGCAGGCCGGTCCAGAACTGGGCCTGCGTGGTGTCGCCGGCACCCGGGAAGAGCTCTTCGACGCGGCGCACGATCGCCTCGCAGCGCACGCGGTTCAGGTCGCGGTCGTAGCCGTTGAGCTCGGCCGTGCCGGCAATGCGCAGGCGGTCGCCGGAGGCCGACGTGTAGCGCGAGAACACGAGCTTGAACTCGTCGTCGGTCAGCGAGACCTGGTGCGCCCTGGACGCGTCCTTCACCGGCAGCGTCACCGAATAGCCCTTGGCCGGATAGATCGGCAGCCGGATGCCCAGCGGCGCGGCAACGATCGGGCTCAGCGAACCCATCGCGAGCACGAAGGCATCGCCGCGGATGCGCTGGAAGCGGCCTTCGCTGTCGGTGGCTTCGACGTGGTCGATGCTGCCGCCGGCCTCGCGCAGCGCGGTCACCGTGTGGCTCATGAGGAACTTCACGCCGGCCGCGGCCGCGCGCTTCGCCAGCTCGCGCGCAAAAAGGTTCGCGTCGCCGGACTCGTCCTCCGCCGTGTAGGTGGCGCCGGCCAGCTTCGGGCGGATGTGGGCGAGTGCGGGCTCAATCTTCACGGCCTCGTCGGCCGAGATCACCAGCCGCTCGCAGCCGAGCGCGCGCATCTGCTCCGCGGGCTCGAGGGCGCCGTCGAACTCTTTCTGCGTCGTATAGAAATGCAGGATGCCCTGCGTGCGCTGGTCGTAGTCGAGGCCGGCATCGCGGCGCAGCTGCTGCAGCATTTCGCGGCTGTAGGTGCCCAGGCGAACGATCTGCTCGATGTTGTGCCTGGTGCGCGCCGGCGTGCATTCGCGCAGGAACTGCAGGCCCCAGAGCCACTGGCGCATGTCGGCGCGGATGCGAAAGAGCAATGGCGCGTCTTCCTTGCCCAGCCATTGCAGCACCTTGAGCGGAGCGCTCGGGTTGGCCCAGGGCTCGGCATGGCTGACCGAGATCTGCCCGCCATTGGCAAAGCTGGTTTCGGCGGCCGGCGTGGCCTGCCGGTCGATCACGGTCACTTCGTGGCCGAGTTGCTGGAGGTAGTAAGCCGAAGTCACGCCGAGCAGGCCGGCGCCAAGAACGATCACGCGCATTTCAAGTACCTTTTGAAGATTGGCGCTTGAACGACGGACTTGGTGCGCTACTGATTCAATAGCAAGCAACCGGACGACCGCCGTCCAAGTTGCCGCTCCCCCTGTCCTTGGTACCTGAGAGATTCACCTGTTGCACCTTGCAACGGGTTTGCTCCTTCGGTGCATCACGCGAGGTGATGGCTCTCCAGACGGCGTATCAGTTGATGCAGTACATGCCACGCAACTCTTTGAAAGAACTTCAAAAAATCCGTTCGGCCGACCTGAGCGTTTATGGGAGTTTGCGCCTTCGGTGGGGTAGTAAAAAGCACTACCCACTCTCCTGCAGTGAAACGATTGTAGGCGGAGGCCGCAAAGCCGCCAACCATGAATTTTGACAATTCGGACCAATGGGATAATTGTCATTGATTCGAAACTTCGGGGAGACTCATGATCCTGGTAACCGGCGGCGCGGGCTTCATCGGCGCCAACTTCGTACTCGACTGGCTGGCGCAGAGCGAAGAGCCTGTCGTGAATCTCGACAAACTGACCTACGCCGGCAACCTCGAGACGCTCGCGTCGCTCAAGGGCGACCCGCGGCACATCTTCGTGCAGGGCGACATCGGCGACAGCGCCCTGGTCGATCGCCTGCTGGCCGAGCACAAGCCGCGCGCCATCGTGAACTTTGCCGCGGAATCGCACGTGGACCGCTCCATCCACGGCCCCGAAGACTTCGTGCAGACCAACGTGCTCGGCACCTTCCGCCTGCTCGAGTCCGTGCGCGGCCACTGGAGCGCGCAGCCGGCCGAGCAGAAGGCCGCCTTCCGCTTCCTGCACGTGTCCACCGACGAGGTCTACGGCTCGCTCTCCAAGACCGACCCCGCCTTCACCGAAGAGAACAAGTACGAGCCCAACAGCCCCTACTCGGCCAGCAAGGCCGCCAGCGACCACCTCGTGCGCGCCTGGCACCACACCTACGGCCTGCCGGTGCTCACCACCAACTGCTCCAACAACTACGGGCCCTTCCACTTC
It includes:
- a CDS encoding FIST N-terminal domain-containing protein codes for the protein MKLFPSGHATHPQWRMAAGLVLAQLRAQMALPDYAPSPTLGLLYITDHYAADAQDILDHLSAELPEVTDWSGTVGIGVSANNAEYFDEPGLSLMLCALPSDQYRVFSGVAPLGNSEMSGFEAHTALVHADPATPDLTELIGEMAGRTNTGYLFGGLSSGRGGALQFAVGGNGNIRGHGAAGGVFSGGLSGVVFGEGVRLVSRVTQGCQPLRSGAGREREITEADGNLLLKLDGEPALDVLLADLQVSLERPQEAIDAVRATLVGLAAAGSDGIRRTGDLGADVLVRHIIGLDPTRRGIAIADVAEAGMRLTFCRRNAQAARADLMRICAEIREELEPEEQTLATARAVAAGEAEAAPHPARRIAGAVYVSCSGRGGPHFGAPGAELQIVRHALGDVPLVGFFAAGEIARHHLYGYTGVLTVFTSKD
- the rfbB gene encoding dTDP-glucose 4,6-dehydratase, whose translation is MILVTGGAGFIGANFVLDWLAQSEEPVVNLDKLTYAGNLETLASLKGDPRHIFVQGDIGDSALVDRLLAEHKPRAIVNFAAESHVDRSIHGPEDFVQTNVLGTFRLLESVRGHWSAQPAEQKAAFRFLHVSTDEVYGSLSKTDPAFTEENKYEPNSPYSASKAASDHLVRAWHHTYGLPVLTTNCSNNYGPFHFPEKLIPLMIVNALAGKPLPVYGDGMQVRDWLYVKDHCSAIRRVLEAGQLGETYNVGGWNEKPNIEIVHTVCALLDELRPRADGQPYKAQISYVTDRPGHDRRYAIDARKLERELGWKPAETFDSGIRKTVEWYLAHGEWVRNVQSGAYRAWVEKQYDAAPAAQAAA
- a CDS encoding D-amino acid dehydrogenase, with product MRVIVLGAGLLGVTSAYYLQQLGHEVTVIDRQATPAAETSFANGGQISVSHAEPWANPSAPLKVLQWLGKEDAPLLFRIRADMRQWLWGLQFLRECTPARTRHNIEQIVRLGTYSREMLQQLRRDAGLDYDQRTQGILHFYTTQKEFDGALEPAEQMRALGCERLVISADEAVKIEPALAHIRPKLAGATYTAEDESGDANLFARELAKRAAAAGVKFLMSHTVTALREAGGSIDHVEATDSEGRFQRIRGDAFVLAMGSLSPIVAAPLGIRLPIYPAKGYSVTLPVKDASRAHQVSLTDDEFKLVFSRYTSASGDRLRIAGTAELNGYDRDLNRVRCEAIVRRVEELFPGAGDTTQAQFWTGLRPATPSNVPLIGKTKLPNLFLNTGHGTLGWTHACGSGKSIARIVSGLAPEVDFAFTGMPAPAARVLQPA